Genomic window (Rhizobium sp. ACO-34A):
TTTCTCTCCGCTTACGGGTTCGAGACCCTTCGCGACTTGCCTGATATCGAGGCGCTCGAGGATGCGGGCCTGCTCAGCCGCCGCGTCGATGAGGTGGAGGACGAACCTGAAGAACAGGTTGAAGAGCCTCGGGACGAACAGATCGAGCCGATGGATGAGCCGGACGTTTCGTGACATTTGCGCTTGGGGCCGGGTTCGCGGTGCGCGATCTGGTGTGATACCCGTGCGAACCGGCCGAGTGGTTGCGCCTCGATCCGGTTGCTGGACCGAATTCCAATATAACGTCTGAAAATCCGCTATACCGGCAGGTTTGAGCGATCGCCTGGATTGGCGATCCGTTCTATTGGAGGAAAAATATTGAGCATGTTTTTTCCTGTTGATGGCGATTGGTGGTTCTTTTATCGCGAAATCACCTGATCGTTGAAATTAGCGAAGAGCTACGGAGAGAGACATGAACCCCGCCATGAACATGATGCCGATGATGAATGCCATGAACCCGATGATGGGTGGAATGATGCCGATGATGGGCATGCCCATGATGAACGGCATGATGATGCCGATGATGGGCGGAATGAACATGATGATGCCGATGATGATGGGCATGATGAAGTGCACCATGACCGCCGAGGGCATGGTCTGCGAAATGAAGCCGATGGAAGGCATGGACAAGGACATGTTCATGGAGTGCTGCAAGCGCATGATGTCCATGATGTCGGGCGGCATGCCGATGATGATGAACTGCGGCGGCATGACGATGTGCTGCATGATGGCTGCCTGAGCCTCCATCGAAGATCGCGCGGAGCCGCGAAGGCTCGCGGGAGAAAAAGGCCGAAGGATCCCCTGGCGATCCTCCGGCCTTTATTGTTTCGCGGCGTCTATTCGGTCAGATGCGGATTTCTTCGGAATAGGTCGTGACCAGATAAAGGACCGCCTCCGTGCCCGTCATGTTCCGGTAGATATGTGGCACGTCGGCCTCGAACAGAATGGCGTCGCCCTCGCCGAGAATGTGTGGCGCCTGCTTCCCGACGACGATTTCCACTGTCCCTTGCGTGACCACGAGATTTTCGACGGTACCGGGTCTGTGCGCCTCGGCGCTCTCCGTGTGGTGAGGCGCAATCCTGAGTTCGTAGAATTCCACCTTGCGTTCCCCCTCAAAGGGAAAAAGCGCACGTGTCTGGAAACGTCCCTCGGATGAAGAAAGCACCTTGGATTTGGCCCGGATCATGCACACCGCCGAAGTTTCCTCCCGGCTTGCGATGAGCGCGGCGCAGGGGATTGCGAGAGCGGTCGCGATCTTTGAAAGAATGCTCAGCGTCGGACTGCTCTTGCCGGTCTCGATCTGACCAAGCATCGCACGGCTGACACCCGAGATCTTCGCAAGCCTGTCGAGGGAATAGCCGCGGCGGGTGCGCAG
Coding sequences:
- a CDS encoding transcriptional regulator, yielding MAPEQLFLTEAYVRDSTDEITIRTGQNLRRLRTRRGYSLDRLAKISGVSRAMLGQIETGKSSPTLSILSKIATALAIPCAALIASREETSAVCMIRAKSKVLSSSEGRFQTRALFPFEGERKVEFYELRIAPHHTESAEAHRPGTVENLVVTQGTVEIVVGKQAPHILGEGDAILFEADVPHIYRNMTGTEAVLYLVTTYSEEIRI